AAATAAATGTGTGTGGATTTTAATTTAGAATGTGTAAATTTCATATCCTATTATAAACTTTAGATTTTTAAGATTTACGATGTCGTCATATTTGTGTCGGTGCACTATAGAACTAATAGAAAGAGACCGGAACTGCTCGTTTTTTCGCGCACTAAACCGAAAACAATCATAAATATTAAAATAAAAAACCAGACTTTTTTTTGAAACTAAAAACATGAAAAATGATATCAATTTAAAACAAACTCATAATCTATCATACCCAAAACTCACCCTATCTCAATAACGAAAATCCAAACCCGCCAATTTTTTTTCTTCACAAATTTCAAATTGAATTTTGAAATTTCAGGAGTAGCATCGACCTCCCGTTCAGTCAAAGATTTGGTCTCTGTCATGCTGGTCCTTTCTGAAGCTCTCGTTGACTTGATCTTCTGCTCCTTATAATTCTTGTATGTTTGCTTCAAGCACCTTTGACTGGAACTTTTAGAGGTGTTGAGTATTAAATCTCAGTCATCTTTGCACACCTTATATTACCAATTTACCATTTAATCCTGACAAGTTACTATTTAAGCTAAAGATCTTGTACATGTACACTAATCAAACTTGTACTGGGCATGAATGTTGGATATAAGTATAAGATGGCACGGAGCTTTCACTGTATCATTTAGCCAATGGATAATAATGGAATAAGTTGATTAGGAAGAAACATACTTATCTTTTAGCATTCAATTTTACTTGATTCTGTAATTTAGAATATGTAGATTTCACCTTTTACTTGATTCTGTAATTTAGAATATGTAGATTTCACCCTTTTAAATCTTCAGTACTACATAAAACCAGACGAACTTCTATGCAATCATTTATAGCTTTTTACAGACAATATGTTAATGTGTGAAAATAGTTTCACTAAAAAAAATTGGGCAACAGTGTTAATAAAATCAGAAGGACTACTTAGCAAAGATCAACTCTTTTTTTTTTTTGCACTAAATGATCGAGGATAGGTGAATAAATCGCCTATCACTCTATTTTATTAATAAAAGAAAAAACTCTTTCAAAAAAAGAAAAAACCAAAACCAAAACCTCCTAAAACAATTGACAGACTAGATGAAACAAAATTGAAGCATACCTCTAACATTGTTATTATAAGACAATAATATGGGAGGTGGAGGCTCATCTCACCACACCAATTCAGAACATAACATACCTTAATTTGTCAGAGCATTAGCTATTTTATTCCCTTCACGAAAAATATGAGTAGCTTTGAAATTCATCTGAGAGATTTGGTATAAGCAATTCAACCATGGAATTCGAAGAGGCCAAAGAACAAGAGAAGGTCTATGAATATAATCAAGTACCAAAGATGAGTCAACTTCCAACTAAATATGTTTTCAATCTTGAACCCACTCAAACTCAATAGCTTTAATAACATCCATTATCTCTGCTGAAATTGAACTAGGAATTTCAAGATTCGAGGCAAAAACACCAAAAAAGTGGCCTTTGTAATATCTAAAAATAGCACCATAACCACCCACTCCCTCTTCATGCTTCCAAGAGCTATCAGAATTTATCTTCACTCAACCAAGAGAAGGAGGAAGCCAATTAACTTCAACCACTCTAGGAGTGGCACGTGGTCAACATGGGGCGCTAAAACATTTCAAAATTCTTGAGCATCTCTAGTAATGGTTGATAAAATAGTTGATAAATTTGAATGAAAGTTATATTTATCAATTTATTTTGAGAGTTGTGTTCCAACAGAGTAGCTATTAGAGAAAACTTAGCTATTCATTGACAAATTATTTCTCTTGAATTGATAAATTTGTCAATTTTGCTTATCAATTTCTAAGTTTGTCAACTTCTTAAATATATTGCTAGAGCAAAAATTCATTTGAAAATTGACAAATCTCTAATTTTTTTTTTTCAATTTATCAATGCTCGTGGACACTATTATGCATATGACTCATTGTAAGATGATAAGTGGCTCGTATATTAGCCTGCAAACAGCTTCAACTGAAAAGCGACAACCATCAAATCTAGTTTTATTCCTCACGTTCCAAACAAACCACAAAATGGAGGTAAGGCATATAAGCCATAGTTAGGGATTGCCCCAGTTGAGCAAGTTGACGATTAAGTAGCCTTTGTTGATGGCTCACCAGCTTCGAGAGTTGGCATTGGGTATCGACACAAGGGGAAGATGTGATTGATCTCTAGGCACATGACAATGCAATTGACATGAAAATAGTGTTTGCAGGGCAAACAAGTGATCAGTTCTTCAGCAGATTGTGCAAAATCCTCAAGACATATGGCACAACATGGATTCTCTCTAATAACAGCTTCTTCCAAATTATCAAGTCTTAATTTCTTCAAACCATGAATGAATGATCTAGTTGCAGGAGTGAGATATGGCTTGTATGATGCAATGGATTCCTGTATAGCCATATCATCCTCAGCTCCTCTAATGCGATTATCAGCTCCTCTAATGCGATCCTCAAGTCCTCTTATGAGATACTCAAGTTCGCTAATGCCATCCCGAACTCCTCTAATGTGATCCTGAACTCCTCTAATGTCATCCTGAACTTCTCTAATGCGATCCCTAACTCCTCTAATGCCATCATCAACTCCTCTAAAGCGATCCTGAAGTTCTCTTTTGAGATCCTCCACTCCTCTAATGCCATCCTCAACTATTCTAATGCCATCCTCAACTACTCTAATGCCATCCTGAACTCCTCTAATGCGATCCTGAACTCCTCTAATGTCATCCTCAACTCCTCTAATGCAATTCTCAACTCCTCTAGTGTGATCCTCAAGTCCTCTTATCAGATCCTCAAGTCCTCTAATGCCATCCTCAACTCCTCTAATGCGATCTTGAACTGCCATCCTGTACTCGTCTAATGTAATCCTAAACTCCACTAATGCAATCCTGTACTCCTCTAACTCCTCTCCAGATATATGCCTCTCTGCGGACATGCTTCAAGATCTGATATTAATCTTGACTTCTTGAGGATTTAAAGAATTGATGTGTAATTAACTAGACTAACTTGCAGCGAGGGTGAAGGAGTATATATGTGGAGTAACAGTCTCTTTTAAAAGGGTTAGGGCAAGGTGCGCACGTAATAAAGAGTCCTAGAAGATGAAAGTCTTGAAGTTAAATCAGAAAACCTAAAACAAATAGAAGAAGGAGGATGCGCAAAAGGAAGGCGAACTTATGATGAATTCCTAGTGATATACACAAGCAAGATTTCAAATAATCAAGATCATTGGACGCGTAAGAATCTAAGATCAATAATTCAGCGAAACTTCGAGTGTGGAGACCATGAAGTCCATGAAAATACAAAATGGCTCTCCCTCATAAAAATCAAAGTGAAGCATTTCATCGTGGACATCCCAATGGATGAACTGAACTCTTCTTTGTATTGGCTTAATTTTAAGGCTTAATTTTAAGAGTTGAAGGTTGATTCTGGCTTATTATACTGTGAAGTTTCGAATCCAAGCTATTGTGCATTTAGGATGTTCCCAGAATACATTGCTCCCTCTAACAGTGATTTTCTTGTCTCGAACAAATTGCAACATCTGAGATGCTGTAATGTAGTTGATTCTTCTGTTACATGCTACTTGAGTTCTTACTCAAAAGCAGTAGCATTGAATCTCTCAACATTTTTCTGTTGAAGAGGTCTCGAAGAAGGCCAAACTGTTCTTCGCTCATGTGTCTGATAAATGGGATGCTGAGTTTTATGCCAAAGTCAATGATGGTGTTTATATAAGTATTACATCGACTCGATCGTTTTACATAGGACTTTTTTTTTGGCTGAAAGATGAGTGAGATAGAGAAATGACCCTCTAACACTCTTATGTATTAAAAAAGAAAAGAGAGAAACATTAAGAGAGGGGGATTAGACCAAAACCTCTCACAACAAAATAACAACAAGAGGGGAGATAAACTAAGTGAAAAATAAAATACAGATGGAAAGACCAACTCATCCAATATTTTCTTGAGTCATAAGTTAGGGATCGCCCCAATTGAGCAAGTTGATGGTCAGTAGCCTTTGTTCATGGCTCACCGGCCTCCAGAGTTGGCATCGGGTATCGACAATAGGAGCAGATGTGATTGATCTCGAGGCACAGGACAATGCAATTGACATGAAAATAGTGTTTGCAGGGCAAGCAAGTGATCAGTTCTTCAACAGATTCTGCAAAATCCTGAAGACAGATGGCACAAGTTGGAGTCTTTCTAATAACAGCTTCTTCCAAACCATCAAGTCTTAATTTCTTCAAACCATGAATGAATGATCTAGTTGCAGGAGTGAGATTGGCCTTATATGATGCAATGGATTCCTGTGTAGCTATAACCATATCATCCTCAGCTCCTCGAATGCGAGCTCCTCTAGTGCGAGCTCGTCTAATGCGATCCTCAGGTCCTGTAATGCGATGGCCTAGATACCCACAAGGTTGTCTTGCAATCCAATCACTGACCTAATGATAGTCAGCACTACCCAAAAAGGACACAGTGACGTCCGATATTAAGACAGTAATAGGCTTATGACTGGGCACGTCAGATACCACGGAAAGCTTTTTATCAAGTTTCTCAATAATAGGTGGCACTTGTTCTTCTGGGACAGACATAACCAAAAGCTGTTGAGCCACAAAGTGACTCATGTGTTCAGGATACGTCAGAAGTCCTTGTGTAGCCACCAAGGTTCGCTCACCATCCATTTCATAGTCTTGTGGACCATCATACCAAAGCCGAGTTTCCTTGAAGAGACTTATCACAACTGGAATTTTACCCTCACAGCTGGGTATATCTCGTCGTCTTGTTGGCACTTGCACTACTGCGCAACGAAATATATGCCTCTGATCTGCGGACATGCTTCAAGATCTGATATAAAGGGACGGGAAAAAACAACTTGGGTATACTAATCTTCAGTTTCAGACCGAAAAAAAGAGAGACTAACTTGCAGTAGTTGCGAGGGTGAAGGATCTCTTCTAAAAGGGTTAGGAGGAAAAGGAAAAGCACTTGGTATTTGTCCCTTTAGAAGTTGTAATACCAAAAAAGGCTTTTGGATTCAGGAGGGTCGATCAAATCCCTAGTTACTCTTGTATTAGTTCTGAGGTTGGAATCCCGCTTGTATAAGGATTAGGAAAAAGGTGTTAACGCCTAAATCGAAAGGGATTTGTAAAGGTGTGCACATAAATAAGAGATAAATAAAGAGTCCTAGAAGAGGAAGTCTCAAAGTTAAAATCAGAAAACCTAAAACAAATAGAAGAAGGATGAGTCTTCTGGAATCATGGTATCTTAGAAAACTATTCAACTTGATATGTGGAGTATCTGTGATTAGAAGATGCATGACAATAATATGTTCTCTGCATATATAATGCAAGATGCAGCAAATGAAAACTGTGATAAATCCTCCTCAGTAAATACATTATGCTTCTTTGAATCTTACCTAAAGCTAAGCAAATTTTTTATGTATCATTTTTAATACAGGATTACAAGTTTACAACAGAATGCTAACATGTCTAGTTTCTTCACCTTGGCACAGTGAGAATGTTGAGTTTGTAGTCCTATTACTGTACTTGACACTAACCCTGTACTCACCCAAAAACCCATAAAAGCTATGTGATCCATGCTCATCGGTCTGAGCTTCTATTTTCCTGGTTTGCCATTCTTTCAAGAGCCTGTCCACCACGTCACCGGCTGGTAGATTTTGAAGATTATTATCCGTCAGGCACATCTCATAGCACCCGTAGGGGTGTAGAGCAGTCCAGAGCATTATCCCATTTACAGATGGATGAGAGAAACCTTCTCTTAAAACTTGCTCTAGATAAATGGCCTGCACACAAAGAACATATTAATCTTCACCAGAACATGGAACTTTTATTTAAAATTTCCGTACAGTCACTTTTTTTTTTGTCAACCATCGACATGTTATGTTGCAAATTGTCTATTCGGACCATACATTTAAACAAATTTTCATTAATCAAAGGTCTAGATTGAAAGCCTGACAATATAACATGTGAAATTGTCAAGAACACATTTCCAATATGTAATGCTTGTTTACCTGTGTTTCTTTGTCTAGAGTATTGCTGATGTCAACCTCTGTGAGCCAAATAGGAAGGCCTAGAGTAGCCAACTTGTCTATAATAGCTCTCATTAGAGGGGGGTTTGGTCTTGTGAAATGACCCTCTAGTCCAATCCCATCCATTGATACTCCACCTTGTTGAAGTTCCCTCAGCCTTGAAACATAGGTATCAACTGTGGAATTCACATCAGTGCAGGTCTCCACCACATTAAATTCGTTCATAAAAAGGGTTGCCAAAGGATCGGATTTGTGTGCCGTCTGAAAGAAATCCAAGGTGGCATTGGGGCCAAGTTGTTTCTCATAGAAATCAAAGTGAAGCATTTCATTGCTGACATCCCAATGAATGAACTCTTCTTTGTATTTGGTCATTAGGCTTTGTATCCGAGAGTTGACAGCTGATTTTAGTTGATCAGTACTTGTGAGGTTTCGAACCCAAGCTGGTGTGTATTTGGGATCTTCCCAGAATATATTGTGCCCTCTAGTAGTGATTTTGTTAGCCCGAACAAATTGTAACATCTGATCTGCTATAATGTAAGTGACATTGCCTTGTTGAGGTTCTGTTGCATACCACTTGAGTTCGTTCTCAAACACCGCAGCATTGAATCTCTCCACAAACCAATTCTGTATGAACATGCATATAAAGTATTGTAATTAAGTACAAGGGAGGGTATCAACTAAAACATGTCAGTAATAAATAGTCAAGACTGAGAGTTGGACAACATTAAATGCTACACCAAATGCTATGGACTTCAATACCTGGTAGGGCAAATTTCCTAGTATGGTCTTTGAAATTGCAGATCCAAATGGGAAATCTTTGGAGACTTGCTCTACGGTAATGGCAGCTCCTTGCAGCCCCTTTCCTTGTTCATTTGAGACATGGACCGTCACGGCACGCTTCCTTTTCTGAAAAGTATTGAAGTTGCTAGCTGTCTCAAATTTTGGTACATTTACTCAAACTAACAGCTACCATTTTTTTTTTTTTGAGGTAGAAGAGGTCAAGTAGTACACCAGTTCTTACAGTGTTGATCATATACTGCTGATAAGTGTTCCATTGCTGAACACTAAATGGCTGCAAAGAAGCACTTGCAATTGCTAGGCTGACATCTCTGCCATCTGTATTCTATATGATCACAACTACAATCAGTCTCCACTTGAAACATATGAAATGTACATGTGTTTTGGGAAAAGAAGAAAAAAGATTACCTGGAAGAATAGTATAGAGAGATTAGAGGGTGAATCTAGGACAAAGCCACCCTTGAGGAATGACCAGCATCCTCGCTTGGCCAAAACAGTTCCTATACAACTGTATGTTTCATCTTCTGCCTTTAGACTTGCCTGTATCATAGCTGAACCCGCACTCCTTAGCTTCACCCAACCTGTTAATCAAGCACCTTATACCATAAGTAACATTTAATTTTCTACTAGCGATTGGATTTGTATAAACCTAACAGATATAAATATTCAGAGGCAGCACGATATATAACAACAATCCGTTGTAGTCTAGTTGGTCAGGATATTCGGCTCTCACCCGAAAGACCCGGGTTCAAGTCCCGGCAACGGAATTTTTTTTTTGTGTGGCTTTCCCCAATGACTCCTAAGTCCTAACTGTACTTAACAACCCTCTATTGTGTAAGGTTAGAGTCCTAAATTCACTAATAACAGAGATAGACCAGAATGATGAGAAAACTCAACTAGAGAAGCTGTAAATGGTGCCATTTCCGGTGAGATTTTTGAGTAGAAATGCCGGTGAATAAACGCCTCCCTTGTCTCTGTCCACAACAGCTGAAGGCTCATCAACAATGATCCCTCCACCATATAGAGGTTTCTCCGGTTGCCTTTTACACTGTCAAAAACAATCAACCAGTGTAAAATTAGTTACTGTGCAACTCAAAATTAATCTGGGAAAATACGAGTTCTGTTTTACCTCAGTGTAAGCAGTAGAGTCGTATAGTGGACCATCTGCAACAACCATCAAAATCAAATCAGTAAAAACAGATAATGTAATTTGGCCATGTACATTGTGCAATGAAAACCAAGCAACATGGGACTAAATGAAAGGGGAAGATGAAAAACCAAAGGAGAAAACAAAGGGTGAGCCCAGGAGGAGAAAGAACATGAGAAGTTGCAGCCTAACAAAGATGAGAATTGTGCTTCCCATTTCCTGTTACTGTTTAGAGATTGAAGGTAGCAAGCTAGCTTGTGTTGTAAATATATATAGTGTTACTGAAATAGGGTTTTGTAAAAGTAATAAAGAGTACTGTACTATACTACTATAAATCGATCTACCCCATATGGCATATTAATTCCAGTTTCTTGTTCAAGCATGCTCTCCAAAATAATGGAGGTGCTGAGCT
The window above is part of the Fragaria vesca subsp. vesca linkage group LG2, FraVesHawaii_1.0, whole genome shotgun sequence genome. Proteins encoded here:
- the LOC101305632 gene encoding uncharacterized protein LOC101305632; this encodes MDGERTLVATQGLLTYPEHMSHFVAQQLLVMSVPEEQVPPIIEKLDKKLSVVSDWIARQPCGYLGHRITGPEDRIRRARTRGARIRGAEDDMVIATQESIASYKANLTPATRSFIHGLKKLRLDGLEEAVIRKTPTCAICLQDFAESVEELITCLPCKHYFHVNCIVLCLEINHICSYCRYPMPTLEAGEP
- the LOC101305915 gene encoding endo-1,4-beta-xylanase-like → MKTGRNTDGPLYDSTAYTECKRQPEKPLYGGGIIVDEPSAVVDRDKGGVYSPAFLLKNLTGNGTIYSFSSWVKLRSAGSAMIQASLKAEDETYSCIGTVLAKRGCWSFLKGGFVLDSPSNLSILFFQNTDGRDVSLAIASASLQPFSVQQWNTYQQYMINTKRKRAVTVHVSNEQGKGLQGAAITVEQVSKDFPFGSAISKTILGNLPYQNWFVERFNAAVFENELKWYATEPQQGNVTYIIADQMLQFVRANKITTRGHNIFWEDPKYTPAWVRNLTSTDQLKSAVNSRIQSLMTKYKEEFIHWDVSNEMLHFDFYEKQLGPNATLDFFQTAHKSDPLATLFMNEFNVVETCTDVNSTVDTYVSRLRELQQGGVSMDGIGLEGHFTRPNPPLMRAIIDKLATLGLPIWLTEVDISNTLDKETQAIYLEQVLREGFSHPSVNGIMLWTALHPYGCYEMCLTDNNLQNLPAGDVVDRLLKEWQTRKIEAQTDEHGSHSFYGFLGEYRVSVKYSNRTTNSTFSLCQGEETRHVSILL